The Pirellulales bacterium genome segment AAGCGGGCGCCCTCAAGAGCGCGGCTGTCGAGCGAGACTCTGCCGCGAATCGCAGCGATTAGCGTCGCTACATCCCTCAATCAATAAAGAAATCGGGCTGCAGTTGGTTGCCCGGCTCGGTGGCGTATTGATCGAAGTCGGTCACGCCGCGGGCACGGAGCAGGTCTTCGTCGATAAAGAAGTTGCCCGTGCATTTTCGGCTGTCGCTGGTGAGGATCGCATAGGCCGCGTCTCCCATGATTTCTGGCTTGCGACAGAAAGGCCGCGCGTGCGGGGCCAGCAGGTTTTCGACCGCCGCGGTCCAGATCACGGTGCGCGGCCAAAGGGCGTTGGCGGCGATCCCCTGTTCGGCCAGTTCGGCCGCCATGCCCAAGACGCACATGCTCATGCCGAACTTGCTCATCGTGTAAGCCACATGGCCGGCGAACCACTTGGCTTCCATATTCAAAGGGGGCGAGAGGTTCAAGATGTGCGCGTTGTCGCTCTTGGCCAGGTGCGGAATGCACTTCTGCGAGCAGAGGAATGTCCCGCGCACGTTGACCTGGTGCATCAAGTCGTAACGCTTCATGGGCGTGGCCGTCGTGGGCGTCAACGAAATTGCGCTGGCGTTATTGACGAGGATGTCGATGCCGCCGAATTTCTTGACCGCTTGCTCGACGGCATCGGCCACTTGCTCCTCTTGGCGCACGTCGACCGCCAAAGGCAGAGCTTGCCCGCCCGCCGCCACCATCTCTTCTGCGGCGGTGAAGATCGTTCCGGCCAGCTTGGGATGGGGCTCGGTGGTCTTCGCCGCGATGACGATATTCGCGCCGTCACGCGCGGCGCGCAGGGCGATCGCCTTGCCGATCCCACGACTGGCACCGGTGATGAACATGGTTTTGCCGCGCAAATTGGGCATGGGATGCTCCGCGCTTGGTTTTCGGTTTGAGTCCGCCCCTCGCCGCCGAGAGTTCGGTTATACGGCCACGGTCAGCTACTGCTCCACATTGTCGGGGTCCCAGATCGTGGCCGCAATATAGCGATCGCTTTTCGGTTGATCGTGATAGTAGTAGGTCGTTACCACGTGCCCGTCGGCGCGCTGCACACTACGTGGATAGCCGACGTCCCGACCGCCGCCATCCTCGCGGAGAATGATCTCCTTACCCCAACTGCGGCCCCCGTCGCTGCTGAGACGGGCGCGCATCCCGTAGGGGGCCTTGCGATAGCCGTACGTCAGGCAGACGCGGCCGTCTTTCAGCCGGATCATGCTGGCTGGGTTTCCTTCGCCCGTGTCCGGCGCGCCGATGCCGGCCGACTGCCAGCTTCCGCCGTCATCGAGCGATCGGTAGAGGTCGATCCACTTCTTCGGCCCCTCGTGATGTCGCAACGCTGTCAGCAGCTCGGCCGGGCCCAGCCGCACGGTCGAGGGCATGATCGAAAAGCCCGTCGGCTCCGGCCCGACCCACGAGACAAAGTTCCAGGTCTTACCGCCATCCTTCGTGCGGGCGCAGAGCACGCGCCCTTCCTCATGATCCGTCTTGGCGGCAGTCAGGAAAAGCAAGCAGTCGTCCCGGCCGTTGACGATGTAATCCGTTCGAGCAGCGATCTCGAGACCCGTGTTGTTGGCTAGCACCAGGCGGAATGGTCCCTTCCAGGTATGACCACGGTCCGTCGAATAGTGGAAGCGCGATGGCCCGATGTCCGCATCGGTCATGCGCAGCGTCATGGCAAAGTCGGGATGCGTGAAATCGATCCCGCCGGGACAGTCTTGCCACGGCTTTTCCACCAGGCCGGGCGGCGTGACTCCGTGGAGCGCCTTACCAACCGGGATCAACACGCCTTGCTCGGCGGGATTCTCGATCTTCCAGGTACGGCCGCCGTTCAGACTGCGAGCGAGCAAATGCTCCTCGGGCTTGCCGTGATCGATGTTGTGCCGCTCGGGGCCAAGGTCCTGATAATACCCGGCGCCGAAGCCAACGAGAATTTCGTCGCCCCACGACCAGATGCCGTGATTGGCCGGCCAGCCTCCGAAGCGACCGGGCACGCGATAGACGTCAACGTTTTCGACTTCGATGGCCGCCGCATCCTGCGCAGCGAGCACTACGAACAAGGCGAAACAATTGGTAGCGATTGTCACGAGCGGTCGCATCATGAGAAGCATTCCCTCGTCGAGATTGGGATCAAGGCTGCACCTACCGCCTACATAGAATGCGAGCCGCGACTTGTGCGGTCAAGGTGCGGCTGTCCGCTTGGATGGTTCAGGAGATTGCTCAGACCAGATACTGTTCGAGGTGAGCGAGCAGGGCAGCCCCGGAGGCAGGTTGACCACGGAAGCCGACGTATCCGTCGGGCCGGATCAAAAAGAGCGTGTTGGCGCCGGCTCCGTAGGTTTCCTGCATGTGACGCTCGGAATCGATGAGTATCGTCGCAGCGGCGGTCCTCGAATCAAGGATGTGGGGTAAATCGCGCGCGCTCTGGGGTGTCAGAACGAAATGCATTTTAACGATACCCGGAAAGCGGCTTTCGACAGCGTCTGGAATGGCCAGCAGGTCGTCGTTTGAGAGGTTATCTGTCAGCAGAAGCAGAATGTGCTGCGAGCCGCGCAAGAGGTCGAACAATCGCAGCCGCGGGCCGGTGGCAAGTTCGGCAAACTCGACGTCGGGCGCGCGATCGCCGGCATGCACTCCTCCCTCCCACAGGCGCGTCGCGGCATTCCAGAAACCGCCGTTCTCACCCGTAATCGGGCCGTGGCGATAGTGGATCGACACCTCGGCCAGAGCATTGCTGAGTCCGCGCTGCACGACTTCGAGCGATCCGAACAGTTTGTATGCCCCGTCGCGAAGCCCCTGCGCCAGCGGGTTGCGCAGCGTCGCGGCGGTAGTCATAAGGCCGGCGTTGCGAAGCACCGCGCGGCCAATGGCGCTGCGCTCTTGCGAGTAACTGTCGAGCAACACATCCTTCGCGCGACCCTTGTGAACCAGTGCCAGCTTCCACGCCAGGTTCCAGGCATCCTGCATGCCAGTGTTCATCCCTTGTCCGCCGGCGGGGCTATGAATATGCGCCGCATCGCCGACAAGGAACACGCGACCGTGGCGATA includes the following:
- a CDS encoding NAD(P)-dependent oxidoreductase, whose translation is MPNLRGKTMFITGASRGIGKAIALRAARDGANIVIAAKTTEPHPKLAGTIFTAAEEMVAAGGQALPLAVDVRQEEQVADAVEQAVKKFGGIDILVNNASAISLTPTTATPMKRYDLMHQVNVRGTFLCSQKCIPHLAKSDNAHILNLSPPLNMEAKWFAGHVAYTMSKFGMSMCVLGMAAELAEQGIAANALWPRTVIWTAAVENLLAPHARPFCRKPEIMGDAAYAILTSDSRKCTGNFFIDEDLLRARGVTDFDQYATEPGNQLQPDFFID
- a CDS encoding sialidase family protein — its product is MMRPLVTIATNCFALFVVLAAQDAAAIEVENVDVYRVPGRFGGWPANHGIWSWGDEILVGFGAGYYQDLGPERHNIDHGKPEEHLLARSLNGGRTWKIENPAEQGVLIPVGKALHGVTPPGLVEKPWQDCPGGIDFTHPDFAMTLRMTDADIGPSRFHYSTDRGHTWKGPFRLVLANNTGLEIAARTDYIVNGRDDCLLFLTAAKTDHEEGRVLCARTKDGGKTWNFVSWVGPEPTGFSIMPSTVRLGPAELLTALRHHEGPKKWIDLYRSLDDGGSWQSAGIGAPDTGEGNPASMIRLKDGRVCLTYGYRKAPYGMRARLSSDGGRSWGKEIILREDGGGRDVGYPRSVQRADGHVVTTYYYHDQPKSDRYIAATIWDPDNVEQ
- a CDS encoding FAD-dependent monooxygenase, with product MLVVGAGPVGLTMAAELVRHGLTCRLIDKAATPTDKSKALVLWSRSMEMLDAIGIAPSFVASGLRGRGVNLYTQGERLLHIALAIDSPYNYALLIPQNVTERLLAEHAGRLGVRVERSLALTEFSADETGVTSQLCSVDGQKEQLRSRWLVGCDGAHSTVRHVLGVPFAGDAEPNDWMLADIHLEGTLPSDEISIFFHTQGVLAFFPIVGGRFRVIADLGLVKNVDRPPDPTLAEVQAMIDQRGPGKLTVRDPVWLAGFRIHERMVAEYRHGRVFLVGDAAHIHSPAGGQGMNTGMQDAWNLAWKLALVHKGRAKDVLLDSYSQERSAIGRAVLRNAGLMTTAATLRNPLAQGLRDGAYKLFGSLEVVQRGLSNALAEVSIHYRHGPITGENGGFWNAATRLWEGGVHAGDRAPDVEFAELATGPRLRLFDLLRGSQHILLLLTDNLSNDDLLAIPDAVESRFPGIVKMHFVLTPQSARDLPHILDSRTAAATILIDSERHMQETYGAGANTLFLIRPDGYVGFRGQPASGAALLAHLEQYLV